ACCGCCGCGGGCGTCCTCTCCGAGGAGCTCTTCCGCTCCGCACTCGACCGGGGCACCTCCCTCCCCGGCCTCAAGGCCCCGGCTCAGGGACTCCTGCTCTGGGAGGTGCTCTACCCGCCCGCCGTGGATCCGTTCCCCGCCGAGGAGCGGGCCCGCGCCCCGGGTCTCCCCCTGGCGCCTCCCTTCTGCCTCCCCACCGGCTCGGACTCCGCGACCGCCGCCTAGTCGACCAGGCGATCCTCGTACTTCGTCAGCAGATCCGAGATCGCCTCCCGCAGGTACTCGCTCTGGCGGATCCTCGTCGAGCGCGACAGCTCCTTGAGCGCATCCAGCTTCTCGCGGTTGAGACGGAACACCACCGAGGTGAGACGAGGATTCATGTCCATGTGCGTTGTCTCCTACAGGTGCGCACAAAGTCTCACAGACGCATCGGATCGCAAGAAAATCCCCGTACCCGTTGGATCATGTGGGGATCGCCTGGGATCA
The sequence above is drawn from the Archangium gephyra genome and encodes:
- a CDS encoding ribbon-helix-helix domain-containing protein, translated to MDMNPRLTSVVFRLNREKLDALKELSRSTRIRQSEYLREAISDLLTKYEDRLVD